The following are encoded together in the Myxococcus virescens genome:
- a CDS encoding DedA family protein, with amino-acid sequence MVEFIDQLISALGPLGLLVLGLAAMLEYVVPPFPGDTITLLGGVYAVRGSQPWMLVFLVVTVGSVVGAAINYAVGHWLAKRFDAHPERSFLGITHARLEQVQARMRVNGPWLLLVNRFLPGIRGLIFVAAGASRMPRFNALALGAVSAMAHTGLVLGLGAAVGGNLERLTALVTRYQYAVVGLVVIGAIGVGIRMLARRRAPAPGP; translated from the coding sequence ATGGTGGAATTCATCGACCAGCTCATCTCGGCCCTGGGGCCCCTGGGTCTGCTCGTGCTGGGGCTGGCGGCGATGCTGGAGTACGTCGTGCCGCCCTTTCCCGGAGACACCATCACCCTGCTGGGGGGCGTGTACGCGGTGCGTGGTTCGCAGCCGTGGATGCTCGTCTTCCTGGTGGTGACGGTGGGCAGCGTGGTGGGCGCGGCCATCAACTACGCGGTGGGGCACTGGCTGGCGAAGCGCTTCGACGCCCACCCCGAGCGCAGCTTCTTGGGCATCACCCATGCGCGGCTGGAACAGGTTCAAGCGCGCATGCGCGTGAATGGGCCGTGGTTGCTGCTGGTGAATCGTTTCCTGCCGGGCATCCGGGGCCTCATCTTCGTCGCCGCGGGCGCCTCTCGCATGCCGCGCTTCAACGCGCTGGCGCTGGGCGCGGTGTCCGCCATGGCACATACCGGGCTGGTGCTGGGGCTGGGCGCGGCGGTGGGCGGCAATCTGGAGCGGCTGACGGCGCTCGTCACCCGGTACCAGTACGCGGTGGTGGGACTGGTCGTCATTGGCGCCATTGGCGTGGGCATCCGGATGTTGGCTCGGCGCCGTGCCCCCGCGCCGGGGCCTTGA